The genomic region GGTCGTCGGCGACGGCGGAGGACCTGCCCGGCCTGTCGTTCGCGGGCCAGCACGACACGCTGCTCAACGTCACCGGGGACGGCCTGCTCGACGCGGTCCGGCAGTGCTGGGACTCGCTCGGCAACGACCGCGCGGTCGCCTACCGCGAACGCAACGGCATCGCGGAGGCCGAGATGGCCGTCGTCGTGCAACGGATGGTGCCCGCCGACGTGTCCGGCGTGCTGTTCACCGCGGACCCGGTCACCGGGCGCGCGCAGCCGGTGATCAACGCCACCCGAGGTCTCGGCGAGGCCCTGGTCAGCGGTGAGGCGGACTCGGCCGACCTGCTCACCGACGCGCAGAAGGCCGAGCTGACCGGGCTCGGGCAACGCATCGAGGCGCTCCACGGCCGCTCGGTGGACGTCGAGTGGGCGCTGGCCGGCGGGAGGTTCTGGATCCTGCAGGCGCGCCCGATCACGGCGGCGCGGGTCGAGTGGAACGACTCGCTCGACGGCGACTACCTGTGGTCCAACGGCAACGTCGGCGAGGCGGTCCCCGAGGTGATGACACCGGTGACGTGGTCGCTGGTGCGGGTGCTGTCGAACGTGAGGATCGGACCGCACCCGATCTCCGGCAACATCGGCGGCCGCTTCTACCTCAACCTCAGCACCTACAGCGCGGTCGGCACCGCGATCGGCAAGGCCGAGCAGATGCTCCGCTCGGGCGAGGAGACGTTCGGGCGCATCCCGGCCGGCGTCACCGTGCCGCCGCTGCCGATGTCCCGGCTCGCGATCGTCGCCGCCGTGCTGCGCGGCGCCGGCGGGCCGGTCAAGCAGCAGTTCCTCTACCGCACCAGGCTCCCCCGGCTCATCCGCGGCAACCCGGCCCGCTGTGCCGCCGCGCACCGGGATCGCCGCCTGCGACACGCCGGCCGCGTTGCTGAGGCTGTGGCGCGACGACGTCGACCAGCTGCTGCGCGTCGTCTGCCCGGTCCTCGACGCCGGTGCGCGGATGGTCGCGAGTGGCCCGGCGGCGGTGCGGCGCGAGCTCGTCGCGCTGGCCGGCGAGGAGGACGCGGCCACGTTGCTCACCGGGTTCCACGACGACTCAGGCCTCGCGAGCCTGGGACCACTGGTGGGCCTCGCGAAGCTGCGGTCGGGCGAGATCGACCGCGGCACCTTCGCGCGGACGTGGGGACACCGCTGCGCCGAGGAGTTCGAGATCTCCGCACCGCGCCCGGCGGAGGACCCGGAGTGGGTCACCCGGCAGCTCGCGGCGCTGGCCGACCCGGCCGAGCTGCTGGCCCGTCAGGCCAAGGCCCGTGACGAGGCGTGGACCCGGTTCGCCGCCGCCCACCCGAAGCTCGCCCGCCGGACCCGCGCGCGGCTGACCCGGATCGGGGCGGGCGCGCGGGCACGGGAGCAGGCCCGCTCGGAGATGGTGCGGGCGTTCTGGGTCATGCGCGCGTTCGTGCTGCGGGCGGGTGAGCTCACCTCGACCGGCGACTCGCTGTTCTTCCTGCCGATCGACGACGTGCTGCGCGTGCTGGCCGGTGAGACTTCGGTGCTGGACCGGGTTCCGGCGCAACGGGCGGCGTACGAGCGGTACCGGGCCTTGCCGCCCTACCCGGCGGTGATCCGCGGCCGGTTCGACCCGGAGTCGTGGGCCGCGGACCCGGACCGGCGCTCCGACCTGTACGACGAGACGGCCGACGTGCCGATGGCCGCCGACGTCACCGGTTTCCCGGGGTCGGCGGGCGTGGTGGAGGGCGTCGCACGGGTGCTCGCCCGCGTCGAGGACGGGAACTCGTTGGTGCAGGGCGAGATCCTGGTGACAACGGTGACGAACATCGGCTGGACGCCGTTGTTCACCCGTGCCGCGGCGGTCGTGACGGACGTCGGCGCGCCGCTGTCGCACGCCGCGATCGTGGCGCGGGAGCTGGGAATCCCCGCGGTGGTGGGGTGCGGGAACGCCACCACCCGGATCACGACCGGGGACCGGATCCGGGTGGATGGCGTCAGGGGGACCGTGCGGAAGGTGTCGTGAGCCCGCCGCCCGGCCGTTGACCGAGAAGTCCCGTCCGAGGTGCGGGTCAGTTGTGGGCGGGCACGCAGCGGTGCATCGAGACGAGCTGGCGGCGCATGCGTTCCCGCAGCAGGTCGATCACCTCGGTGACGGTGGTGGCCTCCGCGTACGCCTGCACCTCGACCCACTTGAGGTCGAGCCGGGCGTGCGCATGGATCACGGACTTGTCCGAGGTGAGGTTGACCCAGGCGAAGTCGATCCTCTC from Lentzea guizhouensis harbors:
- a CDS encoding PEP/pyruvate-binding domain-containing protein, whose amino-acid sequence is MIPLILPLDDPRADLAAVGGKGASLAELVRAGLPVPPGFHLTTRAYRERSAQGLQEAYDDLGGPVAVRSSATAEDLPGLSFAGQHDTLLNVTGDGLLDAVRQCWDSLGNDRAVAYRERNGIAEAEMAVVVQRMVPADVSGVLFTADPVTGRAQPVINATRGLGEALVSGEADSADLLTDAQKAELTGLGQRIEALHGRSVDVEWALAGGRFWILQARPITAARVEWNDSLDGDYLWSNGNVGEAVPEVMTPVTWSLVRVLSNVRIGPHPISGNIGGRFYLNLSTYSAVGTAIGKAEQMLRSGEETFGRIPAGVTVPPLPMSRLAIVAAVLRGAGGPVKQQFLYRTRLPRLIRGNPARCAAAHRDRRLRHAGRVAEAVARRRRPAAARRLPGPRRRCADGREWPGGGAARARRAGRRGGRGHVAHRVPRRLRPREPGTTGGPREAAVGRDRPRHLRADVGTPLRRGVRDLRTAPGGGPGVGHPAARGAGRPGRAAGPSGQGP
- a CDS encoding PEP-utilizing enzyme translates to MAADVTGFPGSAGVVEGVARVLARVEDGNSLVQGEILVTTVTNIGWTPLFTRAAAVVTDVGAPLSHAAIVARELGIPAVVGCGNATTRITTGDRIRVDGVRGTVRKVS
- a CDS encoding HPF/RaiA family ribosome-associated protein — encoded protein: MDYIQVSLAEAIPEQARDYASARIGSLDRYAPERIDFAWVNLTSDKSVIHAHARLDLKWVEVQAYAEATTVTEVIDLLRERMRRQLVSMHRCVPAHN